In Pseudomonas sp. Q1-7, the genomic window CCGAACTTGGCGACTTCGCTGCGCGTCACATCGATGGCCTTGAGCACCTGTTCGTCGGTCACCAGGTGTGGATAGCGCTCAGGGAGCAGCAACAGCAGCGATTGCCACTCGCCGAGCATGCCCGGCAGCTCCTGGAACAGGGTGCTGAGCTGCTGCCAGAACAGCGGCATCAACACACCCAGGATCAGCGCCAAGGCACCGATAAACAGGGTAAAGACAATCCAGACCGCCAGGGATTTCGGTAAGCGCAGGCGCTCCAGCAGATTGACCAGCCCCTGCATGAGAAACGCCAGCACCATCCCGGCGAGCACGGGCGCGAGCATGTTGCCGAGGGTGAGGACGGCGGCGAAGCCGAGAATCAGGACCACTGCCAGTACCACGGCCTCCTCGTCGGAGAAGTAGCGCTGGACCCAATCGCGAAGCACCTTGAACATCGGAAATCCTTGGATGGCTCGCCCTGCGGGCGCGGGTCAGGCCTTGCGCAGCCAGTAGCGGAATACGCCGTCTTCGACTTCTTCGTGCAGCAACTGGTGCCCGGCCAACTGCGCGAAGGCGCGGAAATCCCGTTGGGAGCCGGCATCGGTGGCGATCACCTTGAGCACCGCGCCACTGGGCAGGCGATTGAGTTCGAGCTTGGCCTTGAGCAGCGGCAAAGGGCAGTTCAGCCCACTGGCATCCAGCTCGGCGTCGAAAGCATGGGTTCGACTGGCGGTGTCAGTCATGGTGAATCTCCGGGGAAGGCGCCTGGCGGATCGCCCGGAAGGTCGCGGGCGGAAATACTTGAGCGGGCGGTTAGGATACCCAAGGCAGAGCGCTGCTGGCCAGCCGGCGGCGCAGAAGGCTACAGTTAGGCCTTTGCCGCCAACGAGCCCAGTGCATGAATCTTCTGCGCCCCACTCTGCTGACGCTTGCCTGCTTTCTCGCTTCGCCCGTCATCGCCAACGACCTGCCGTCGCTGGGGGACTCCAGTTCGTCCATCATCTCCCCGGAACAGGAACACCAGCTCGGCCGTGCCTGGCTGAGCCTGCTGCGCGGCCAGGTGCGGCAACTCAATGACCCGCAGCTCAAGGACTATGTGGAAACCAGCGTCTATCGCCTGGCCGAAACCAGCCAGTTGCAGGACCGCCGCCTCGAGTTCGTGCTGCTCAACAGTCCACAGCTGAACGCCTTCGCGGCGCCCGGCGGAATCATCGGTGTCAACGGCGGCCTGTTCCTCTATGCCCCCACCGAGGCTGAATACGCTTCGGTGCTGGCCCACGAACTGGCGCACTTGTCGCAGCGCCACTTCGCCCGTGGCGTCGAGGCTCAGCAGCGCATGCAGATCCCGGTGATGGCGGCGATGCTGGCGGGCATCGTGGCCGCCGCCGCGGGTGCCGGTGACGCCGGGATGGCCGCGATCATGGGCTCCCAGGCCGCAGCCATCCAGGAACAGCGCCGCTTTTCCCGGCAGAACGAACAGGAAGCCGACCGTATCGGCCTGCAGAACCTGGAGAAAGCCGGCTACGATCCGCGCGCCATGCCACGCATGTTCGAGCGCCTGATGCGTCAGTACCGCTTTGACGCCAAACCGCCGGAATTCCTCCTCACCCACCCGGTGACCGAAAACCGCATCGCCGACACCCGCAACCGCGCCGAGCAGTTGCCTCCCGGCGGCATCGAAAACAGCCTGCGCTACCAACTGATGCGCGCCCGCGTGCAACTGATGTTCGAGGACACCCCGGGCGTTGCCACCAAGCGTTTCCGCGCCATGCTCGACGAAGACCCGAAGCTGGATGCCGCCCGTTACGGGCTGGCCATCGCCATGATCAAAGGCGGCCAGTTGAACCAGGCACGGGAGAACCTGGCCCCCCTGCTGGCCAAGGCCCCCAACGACATGACCTACAACCTCGCCCAAGTGGACCTGGAT contains:
- a CDS encoding sulfurtransferase TusA family protein; the encoded protein is MTDTASRTHAFDAELDASGLNCPLPLLKAKLELNRLPSGAVLKVIATDAGSQRDFRAFAQLAGHQLLHEEVEDGVFRYWLRKA
- a CDS encoding M48 family metalloprotease; its protein translation is MNLLRPTLLTLACFLASPVIANDLPSLGDSSSSIISPEQEHQLGRAWLSLLRGQVRQLNDPQLKDYVETSVYRLAETSQLQDRRLEFVLLNSPQLNAFAAPGGIIGVNGGLFLYAPTEAEYASVLAHELAHLSQRHFARGVEAQQRMQIPVMAAMLAGIVAAAAGAGDAGMAAIMGSQAAAIQEQRRFSRQNEQEADRIGLQNLEKAGYDPRAMPRMFERLMRQYRFDAKPPEFLLTHPVTENRIADTRNRAEQLPPGGIENSLRYQLMRARVQLMFEDTPGVATKRFRAMLDEDPKLDAARYGLAIAMIKGGQLNQARENLAPLLAKAPNDMTYNLAQVDLDITANRLADAQQRVDRLLGQYPNSYPLKQMRSDLLLKQNKPKEAEKVLDQLLKSRPNDPDVWYQVAEVRGLAGNTIGLHQARAEFFALVGDFDQAIEQLDFAKRRASSNFPLAARIDARQQELIQQQQMVKQMMR